A window of Halopseudomonas sabulinigri genomic DNA:
TGGTCAAGCAGGGCGGTGGCTCTATCGTGCTGCTGTCGAGCATTGCCGGCATTCGTGCCAGCGCCAACATTGGTGTCTATGGCATGTCCAAGGCGGCCGAGGCCGGCCTGGCGCGCAACCTGTCGCTGGAATGGGGCCCGCAGAATATTCGCGTCAACTCCATTGCACCCGGCCTGATCCGCACCGACTTCGCCCAGGCCTTGCTGGACGATCCGGACCGCCTCAAGCGCGTGGAAGAAAAACTGCCGCTGCGCCGCGTGGGTGAGCCGACGGATATCGCCGGAGTAGCGCTGTTTCTGGGCTCCCAGGCAGGCGCCTACGTTACCGGACAGACCATCGTGGCCGACGGCGGCGATACCATTACCTGATAACGCCTGATTCATAAGGCTTTTCTATACGCCAGGCAGCCGCCTGGCGTGTTACTTTCTGTACAGACCCATTCACTACAGGATCACAAGATGAGCGGAGCCACCCTGATTGACGTATTGCCTGCACACCAGTTTGACGAGGCCAAATTGGCCAAGTATCTGCAGGATTACCTCCCCGGAGCCAACCAGGGCATGAAAGTCCAGCAGTTCCAGGGCGGCCAGTCCAACCCGACCTTCCTGCTGGAAATCGGTGAGAAGCGCTACGTACTGCGCAAGAAGCCACCGGGCAAACTGCTGCCCTCCGCACACATGGTCGAGCGCGAGTTCCAGGTGATCAACGCGCTGGGCAGCACTGACGTACCCGTGCCCACCGCCCACCTGCTGTGCGAAGACCCCGAGATCATCGGTACCGCGTTCTACGTCATGGATTACGTTGACGGCCGCGTCTACTCCCAGCCGCTGCTGGCCGAAGTAGCCCAGGAAGAGCGCATGCCGATCTATCAATCGATGATCGAGACCATGGGCAAGCTGCACAACGCCGACTACAAGGCCATTGGCCTGGAAGGCTACGGCAAGCCCGACAACTACATTGCCCGTCAGCTCAAGCGCTGGGGCGGCCAGTTTGAGGCCAGCCGCACCG
This region includes:
- a CDS encoding phosphotransferase — translated: MSGATLIDVLPAHQFDEAKLAKYLQDYLPGANQGMKVQQFQGGQSNPTFLLEIGEKRYVLRKKPPGKLLPSAHMVEREFQVINALGSTDVPVPTAHLLCEDPEIIGTAFYVMDYVDGRVYSQPLLAEVAQEERMPIYQSMIETMGKLHNADYKAIGLEGYGKPDNYIARQLKRWGGQFEASRTDDMPAMDALMKWLPENIPADDSTTIAHGDFRIGNLMVHPTESRIVSILDWELATLGHPLSDLAYCCLPYHMPLNVDGAKGLAGADLKSLGLPEEQQVLDWYCQYTGRSGVPDWNFYLAFSLFRLAAIVQGVYHRALQGNASNADALEVGKRAGLLAQRGWEIAQSK